In the Babylonia areolata isolate BAREFJ2019XMU chromosome 34, ASM4173473v1, whole genome shotgun sequence genome, one interval contains:
- the LOC143277486 gene encoding gamma-secretase subunit pen-2-like: MDLRRVKDEDKLELCRKYWIGGFALLPFLWFVNSVWFFNEAFRKPPYDQQKMIRTYVIRSMLGTVVWMGLVVTWVTVFQLNRSSWGATADYMSFIIPKGYA; encoded by the exons ATGGATCTAAGACGAGTTAAAGATGAAGACAAATTGGAGCTGTGTCGGAAATACTGGATTG gtggcttTGCCTTGCTTCCCTTTCTGTGGTTTGTCAACTCAGTGTGGTTTTTCAACGAGGCCTTCCGCAAACCTCCCTACGACCAGCAGAAAATGATCCGCACAT aCGTGATACGGTCCATGCTGGGCACAGTGGTGTGGATGGGACTGGTGGTGACCTGGGTCACTGTCTTCCAGCTGAACCGTAGTTCCTGGGGCGCCACCGCCGACTACATGTCCTTCATCATCCCCAAGGGATACGCCTGA